The genomic segment AAGGCTTTCTTGGGATGAACTTACACTTCTGAGTTGCCGTTTCCTCTCTTTTCGATTTACAGGGGCCTTGTCAATTTACAGGAACCTTGCTCGGAAGATTTTTCGTAAGCGATTGACCTGCCAGAGCAGTGACCGGATCTCCGTGCGCCGGAACGGAAACGCAACATCTTCTTCGGTATGCTTGGTTTGAATATTTGCTCGTAGAACACCAGTGGACACAACTGATGAAGATAATTTTACAATGGGGCTATCTTACAACTAAATATTTGAAACAGATCGCTCATTATAGCCAAGTCCCATTGTTTTTATTGCAAAAATTTTGAGATAGCTTAAAATAAGCACCAAGAATAGACACACTCTCCAATTAATCGAATAAAAATGATCTTCTTGTGTCCAGAGCCAAAGAAATATTCAAATGGAACGATACATGACGGGAGGCTCGCTCATGGAGCTACTTCAGCTACAATATTTCATTAAATTAGCGCAAAGGCAACATTTGACCCAGACTGCGAAAGAACTCATGATCTCAGCCTCCTCTCTCAGCGCCACAATCAGAAAGCTGGAAAAAGAGCTAAATGTCGAGCTTTTTGAGCGTAAGGGGCGCAACATCCGCTTAAGTGCCAGCGGTAAAACTTTTTATAAATATATCAGTCAAGCTCAGGCTTTGTTTGACACTGCAGTAGCGGAAGCACAGCGCAGCCGCCAATCGCAAACGCTGCTGATCTTTGTAGAAAATACGCATATCTGGGCAGAGACTTTCCTTGACTTCAAAAACAAATTCACAAATATTCAACTTAATATTACTCCGCTTGTCGACTTTGGCCAATTAACAGAGCCTTTTGACTTTTATCTAGGGAATGTATATAACGTCACCGATAACAAATTTAAATACCACATTTTATTCAAACCGGAGAAGTACTATGTCCTCATGAGCAGTGGTCATCGTCTTGCCAAGCGTGAAAGCGTCAGTCTCAATGATCTGAAAGATGAGACCTTTTTTCAGTATTACAAAAAAGCTAACCCACGTAAATACCAGCACTCACTCACGATTTTTCGAGACAATGGAATCAATCAGCCCAAGATTCTTGAAAGCGATGAAATACTACGATACGATCTGATTCGAGCTCAAAAATGTGTTTTTATTACGACGAACGTTGGGCTGGGTGCTAATTTCTCGCGTCTTGAAGGGCTTACCGCCGTTCCTTTTACCTCCCTCATTCGTGAACCTCGAACACAGGTTATTGCATGGAATAAAGCGATTGAACTGACGAACATTAGGCGCACTTTTTACACTTTTATCGTAAACGCAGCGCTATCCCTTGAGAAAAAATTTCACATCGACAGCTTCAAACCACTAGTCTTCCCCAATTCGTCAAGTTAGGGAGGCGTCAAGAGCGCTGACTTCAGTTTCTGGAATGTCAGTAGATATCATCTTGGGCAGAATGAGATTTTTGAGAAAATGCCATTCATCAGCGCTTTCCTAAAAATATCCTGGAGTGCCTTTAGCGTCTTGCAGCTGGAAAAGATCCAGATTCTGCAAGATGTTTTTATTTTTCTCTACAAGACTGTCCCACTCAAAAACTGTTTCATAAAGCAAGAATATTACGTAATAGAGAATTGATGATTATCAAGCTTTATCCTTGTCATAACATGAAATGCACATCGAATCCTAATGAGATCAAAAAATAATTTTCGTTTGAGGTCAAAGCAGTTATGATTTGACCGTGGCCACGATGACGATATCCTTGAATACCTGCGCAGGCTACTTACTAGTCGCGACTTCGCAAAACGTACAACATTCTTTTGACAATCAGTGGATTGGATGGAGGTGTTTTCCGGATGGAGAATAATATCAGCAAACTTACCCTGTCTCAGCTGGTGTGGTTGGCGACGGGACAGGTGGTCGGCGCCGGCGTTGTTACAATTGTGGGGGCAGCCCTTGGCGTTACGGGATATTCGGCATGGTTCGCTTATTCTGCTGCAGTAGTTATGGGGCTTGCCCGAATCTTCCCGCAAATTTTCTTTTTCAGCACGGAGGTTGTTCCCGGCGGCATTTACGGAATGGTGACACGTACTTGTGGACGTCAGTACGGCGGCATGATTACCATCTCATCGCTGGTTAACTGGATGGCACGCGGTACAGCTGTCCTTTCCATAGGTAATTATTTGGCGGCCATGTATCCCTCGCAGAATCGCATCGTCATGGCTATTGCCGTATGGGGAGTACTGACATTGGCCAACCTTTTCGGTGTCGATGTGATGGCCAAGATTCAGTCATTTGCGACTCCCTGCTTGTTGATTTGCTTGTTTACATTCTCTGCTGTCTGCTGTTTCCAAATTCAGCCCGGTTATCTGGATTTTGATAGTCCAAAGATGTTTACCAATGGCTTGATGGGCTGGCTTTCAGCGGTTGTGTTACTCAACTACTCAACTAACGGACATTCGCTGGTCGCAAATTTCGCGCCACGGGCGGAAAACCCCAAAAGGAACATTCCGCTTGCCATGCTCATTACGACGGGTATTATCTTTCTACTTTATACCGCCGTAGGATTCGCATCAGGCGCCGTGCTTCCTCTTGAAAAAACAGCCAACGGTACTATGACTGATACCGCCAGGGCCATATTACCGACGTTCTTGTATTATATGTTCATGTTTGGCGGTCCCATTTTTGCTCTACTGACAACGATGAATTCTGGCATCATGAACTCTGCTCTGCCTGTTCTGGCAGGTGTCAAAGAAGGCTGGCTGCCGAAGTTTTTAGCAAAACAGAACCGCTTTGGCGCGTATTGGGTCGCGATTATAATTATTTTTGTTATCGGTTGCTTGCCTATCTGTACGGGGATGAGCGTTAAACAGATTACCAACTCAACATTGATTCTCAGCGGTTTCCAGAATGCTCTGATAATTATGTCGGGATTTATCTTCCCCATAAAATTTGCAGAGAATTGGAAGAGGTCTTGGCTGCATATGCCAAATTCTGTCTATTATGTTTTGATGTTTATCAGCGGCTGCGCTCAGGCATATATTATTTACAAGTCCGTTATCGATCTTAATATGCAATTGGCCGTCATCAATGTATGCGTTCTTGCTGCAGCTGTTATCTACGGTATCATTCGCATGCGTACCACAAAGATTACTGAAACGGATTTTGTATGAATCATTTCATTCGAGCACTAAGCATCTCCAAAATCATAGAACGGAAAGGGGTTATGAGATATGAAAATTACGAGTATGAAGGTCTTTCTAACAGAATATGATCGTTCCAAAACTCCGGAATTCCCTAAGAAAAGTAAGGTTGTTGGCGTCCGTATTTTTACCGACGAGGGGATTTACGGCGATGGTGAAGTCGCCGGCATTCACGCAACGTATGCGGCCTATGGAATGATTCGCGATCTGTGGCCTCTGATCGTGGGGCAAGATCCTTTTTCCAACGAAGTCCTTTGGGATCACATGATGCTTCGCACCTTTTGGGGGCAGAACGGCGGCGCTTTTTGGTACAGCGGCGTAAGCGCCATCGACATCGCGCTGTGGGATATCAAAAGCAAAGCACTGAAGATGCCCCTGCATAAGTTGCTGGGGGGCAAGCGTCGTAACAAGGTTCGCTGCTACGCAAGCCAGCTGCAATTTGGCTGGGGAGAGTACGACTCGCCCGCCGTCACGGTGGAAGACTATGTCGAGCGCGCTAAATTGGCACTTGCTGATGGTTACGATGCCATCAAGATTGACTTCTTGAACTGGGACGATAAAGGTAATATTCTTCGCGAAGACGGTCGTCTCGGTCTTCTGTCTCCTTACTACGTCAATATGTATTCCGAACGCGTTCACGCGGTTCGAGATGCTATCGGTCCCAATGTCGATCTGATCATTGAGAACCATGCCGGTACCAACACACAATCGGCTATCCAACTGGCTGCGGCTGTCCAAGATTGCAATATATACTACTTCGAAGAGCCCAATACGCCTGTGTTCTACAACAACAAGAACGTTAAAGACAACATTAAAATGCCAATTTCGCATGGCGAACGCATCTTTGGCCGCTGGGAATATCTCCCCTATTTCCTGAACAAGTCGGTGCAGGTCATTCAACCTGACCTTGGTAACGCCGGAGGTATTACCGAGACAAAGCGCGTCTGTGACCTTGCCTACGTGTTTGATATTGGAGTTCAAATTCATACCTGCGCTTCGCATCTGCTTACGCCTCCGTCAGTACAGATCGAGGCCTGTCTGAATAACTTCGTTATCCATGAGCAGCACGTGCGCAGCAAGAATCCAACCAACATGGAGTTGACCGACAAGATCATCATGCCCAAAAACGGTTACTTAGAAGTTTCCGATGACCCCGGACTTGGTATCGAATGGTCTGAAAAAGCGCTCGCTAGCCCCGAACAATATACCTTGGAAGCATGAAAAAAAGTTTTGTGTTAGAAAATATTTAGAATTTGTTTGCTATAGTATATAAAAACTTTCCCTGGAACAGTCCATAGTTCTGTTTCAGGGGAAATTTTTTATAAGTGACATGGGTATTTATAAAAGGTCTCCCCAAACTAAAACTGTAACACTAATACTATTTCTTAATTAAGAAGCCGAACGCAAGGGCGTTGTAGGGGGGATTCACAAAACGAGCTGCGCAGCAGTCGAGGTAGTTCTGAGCGACTGAACTCCCCCAGCGGCGCCTGTTATCCCCGATTCCGGTTCAGCAGCAGGTCGACGGCGTCGAGGTAGCCTTTCAGGCCGCGCCCGGCGATCTGGGCGACGCAGGCTTCGCGGGTGTAGGAATGGCGGCGGAAATCCTCGCGCGACTGGATGTCGCTGACGTGGACTTCGACGGCGGGGATGCCCACGGCGCGCAGCGCGTCGGGAATGGCAACGCTGGTATGGGTGTAGGCGGCAGGATTGATGACGATGCCGTCGACGTTCCCATAGGCTTCCTGGATGCGGTCGACGATCGCGCCCTCGTGGTTGCTCTGGAAGAATTCCACGTCCGCGCCGGCGGCGGCGCAGTGGGCGCGGATCATTTTCTCCAGGTCGGCCAGCGTGGCGCGGCCGTAGATTCCCGGCTCGCGCACGCCGAGCATGTTCATGTTGGGGCCGTTGACGACGAGGATCTTCATAGCTGCAAAGCCTCCTTGATTTTTGCGGCGGCATCCTGCGCCGACGACGCGGAAACGGTCAGGTCGGCCCAGGCGCGGTACAGCGGCAGACGCCGGCGGCGCAGTTCTTCCACGCCGACGGACTGCGACAGGGGCCGTCCGTCGACGGGCAGTTCGCCAGGGCGGTCAAGCCAAACGCAGACGCCGTTCTGACGAAGCAGCGGACGGTTGCGCGGCTGCGTGACCACGCCGCCGCCGGTGGCGATGACGATGCCGCTCTCCTTGGAGACGCCGGCCAGCGCTTCGGTCTCGAGCCTGCGGAAGGCGGTTTCGCCGCGTCGCGCGAAGATTTCGGCGATCGGACGGCCTTCGCTCGCCTCGATCAGCTGATCGATGTCGCGCACGGGGCGCCCCGTCAGCCGGCCGAGCGCCCGCGCCGTTGTGGTCTTGCCGCAGCCGGGCATGCCGATGAGCGCGACGTTGCCGGTACGGCGGGCGATGGCTGCGGTGATGCGGTCTGCCAGTGTCGCGGGCAGTTCGCGGCCGAGGAACAGTTCGCCGGCGCGCACGGCCTGGGCAGCCAGCATCGCCAAGCCGCCGCGCGCGGGGAGGCCGAGCTCTTCGGCCTGAAGGAGCAGCGCCGTGCGCAGAGGGTTGTAGATCACGTCGAGCACGAGCCGGCATCTGGGAAAGAGCCGCAGGTCCACGGGGGAGGCGCCGTTTTTCGGGTACATTCCCACGGGCGTCGTGTTGACGATCAGTTCGGCGTCGGCGTGTCGTTCGAGGGTGGCATAGGTATCGTCCCCCGAGCGCGAGATCACGGCGAAGGGAATGCCGCAGCTTGCCAGCACAGCGCGCACGGTGCGCGAAGCGCCGCCGTTGCCCAGCACGAGCGCGGGACGGCCGCGCAGGCGTTCCGCATCTTCCCCGAGCAGATGCAGAAAACCGTCCCAGTCTGTGTTGTCGCCGCGCCATTCCCCGTCGGGCAGGCGCGTCACGGTGTTGACGCAGCCGATGGCGCGGGCGCGCTCCGACAGCTCGCGGCAGCTTCGCATCGCGTCGATCTTGTAGGGAATGGTGACGTTGAAGCCATCGCCGTCGCTTGCGCGCAGAAAGCCGTCCAGCGCTTCCGGCTCCAGGGGATAGAGCTTGTACTCATAATCGCCGATCAGGGCGTGGATAGCGGGCGAGAAACTGTGGCCGAGCGCGCGGCCGATCAGGCCGAAGCGCCCCATTTACACCACCTCGGAGTAGCTGCCCAGATATTTGAGCGTGGTGACGGCGCCCTGCAGGTCGTCGAAGACGCGCAGGAAGGAATCGTTATAGACGGAGGAGTCGAGGTCGAAATAGAACATGAATTCGAAATCGCTGTTGGCCAGCGGCCGGCTCTCCAGTTTGAGCAGATTGATGTCCAGGGCCTTGAAACGAGACAGCACGTGCGACAGCGAGCCGCGCTTGTGCGGCAGCACCATCATCAGGCTGGTGCGGTTGGCGCCGGGATAGATCTCCAGATCTTTGGCGATGCAGATGAAGCGCGTGAAGTTGCTGCCAGCGTCCTGCACGGAAGCTTTGAGGCAATCCAGACCATAGAGTTCGGCGCAGCTGCGCGACGACAGCGCCGCCAGATCTTTGCGCCCCGACTCGCGCACCATCTGCGCGGCGACGGCCGTGTTCTTGACGGGCGTGACCTTGACCCCCAGCGACTTGAGGAAGCTCTGGCTCTGCGCCAGCGCCTGCTCGTGAGAGATGATCTCTTTGATGTCGCCGATGGAAACGCCGGGATTGGCAAGCAGGCAGTGGTCGATCTTGACGCGGCAGCTGCGCACGATGTAGCAGCTGTGCTCCATCATCAGATCGTAGATGCGGTTCACCGAGCCGGCCGTGCTGTTCTCGATGGGCAGCACGCCGTAGCGGCACAGCCCCTGCTCGACGGCGGAGAAGACGTTTTCGAAGTACTGAAAGTACATGATGCTGCCCGAGGGGAAAATGCGCTCGCAGGCCATCTGCGAATTGGCCCCTTCCACGCCCTGGCAGGCGACCGCAGAACGGACGGGAAACTGCGCCGGCGTATTGGCCAGCGCCAGCGAGATCTGCTGTTTGAGCGGCGAGCCGCCGGCGATGATGCGGTGCTGCTCGGAACGGCTCAGGTCGAAGATCAGCGAGAACAGCGCGTCCATGGACGGCGCCAGCTCTTCGCCGACCGAATCGGCCAGATCGTTGAGCTTCTGACGTTCGCGGGCGGGATCGTGGATGGGAATGTTGTTTTTGGCCTTGTAGGCGGCGATATCGCGCACGACGGCGAAGCGTCGCGTGATCAGGTCGACCAGGCCGCGGTCGATCTCGTCGATTTGAGTGCGAAGATCTTTCATGTCCATTTTCATTCGGCTCCTTTGAGCGGTTCATAGTTTCCCGGAAGCAAGGCGTCGCAGAGGGCGACGGCGGCGGCCGCTTCGACGGCGGGGACGGCGCGCACGGCCACGCAGGGATCGTGACGGCCTTTGATATTCAATTCCGTGAGCTGCATGGCGCTGAGGCTGAGGGTCCGCTGCGCGCGGGCGATGGAAGGCGTCGGTTTGAAGGCGGCGCGGAAGATCAGCGGC from the Pyramidobacter porci genome contains:
- a CDS encoding LysR family transcriptional regulator — encoded protein: MELLQLQYFIKLAQRQHLTQTAKELMISASSLSATIRKLEKELNVELFERKGRNIRLSASGKTFYKYISQAQALFDTAVAEAQRSRQSQTLLIFVENTHIWAETFLDFKNKFTNIQLNITPLVDFGQLTEPFDFYLGNVYNVTDNKFKYHILFKPEKYYVLMSSGHRLAKRESVSLNDLKDETFFQYYKKANPRKYQHSLTIFRDNGINQPKILESDEILRYDLIRAQKCVFITTNVGLGANFSRLEGLTAVPFTSLIREPRTQVIAWNKAIELTNIRRTFYTFIVNAALSLEKKFHIDSFKPLVFPNSSS
- a CDS encoding APC family permease, which codes for MENNISKLTLSQLVWLATGQVVGAGVVTIVGAALGVTGYSAWFAYSAAVVMGLARIFPQIFFFSTEVVPGGIYGMVTRTCGRQYGGMITISSLVNWMARGTAVLSIGNYLAAMYPSQNRIVMAIAVWGVLTLANLFGVDVMAKIQSFATPCLLICLFTFSAVCCFQIQPGYLDFDSPKMFTNGLMGWLSAVVLLNYSTNGHSLVANFAPRAENPKRNIPLAMLITTGIIFLLYTAVGFASGAVLPLEKTANGTMTDTARAILPTFLYYMFMFGGPIFALLTTMNSGIMNSALPVLAGVKEGWLPKFLAKQNRFGAYWVAIIIIFVIGCLPICTGMSVKQITNSTLILSGFQNALIIMSGFIFPIKFAENWKRSWLHMPNSVYYVLMFISGCAQAYIIYKSVIDLNMQLAVINVCVLAAAVIYGIIRMRTTKITETDFV
- a CDS encoding mandelate racemase/muconate lactonizing enzyme family protein; protein product: MKITSMKVFLTEYDRSKTPEFPKKSKVVGVRIFTDEGIYGDGEVAGIHATYAAYGMIRDLWPLIVGQDPFSNEVLWDHMMLRTFWGQNGGAFWYSGVSAIDIALWDIKSKALKMPLHKLLGGKRRNKVRCYASQLQFGWGEYDSPAVTVEDYVERAKLALADGYDAIKIDFLNWDDKGNILREDGRLGLLSPYYVNMYSERVHAVRDAIGPNVDLIIENHAGTNTQSAIQLAAAVQDCNIYYFEEPNTPVFYNNKNVKDNIKMPISHGERIFGRWEYLPYFLNKSVQVIQPDLGNAGGITETKRVCDLAYVFDIGVQIHTCASHLLTPPSVQIEACLNNFVIHEQHVRSKNPTNMELTDKIIMPKNGYLEVSDDPGLGIEWSEKALASPEQYTLEA
- the aroQ gene encoding type II 3-dehydroquinate dehydratase; this encodes MKILVVNGPNMNMLGVREPGIYGRATLADLEKMIRAHCAAAGADVEFFQSNHEGAIVDRIQEAYGNVDGIVINPAAYTHTSVAIPDALRAVGIPAVEVHVSDIQSREDFRRHSYTREACVAQIAGRGLKGYLDAVDLLLNRNRG
- a CDS encoding shikimate kinase, which translates into the protein MGRFGLIGRALGHSFSPAIHALIGDYEYKLYPLEPEALDGFLRASDGDGFNVTIPYKIDAMRSCRELSERARAIGCVNTVTRLPDGEWRGDNTDWDGFLHLLGEDAERLRGRPALVLGNGGASRTVRAVLASCGIPFAVISRSGDDTYATLERHADAELIVNTTPVGMYPKNGASPVDLRLFPRCRLVLDVIYNPLRTALLLQAEELGLPARGGLAMLAAQAVRAGELFLGRELPATLADRITAAIARRTGNVALIGMPGCGKTTTARALGRLTGRPVRDIDQLIEASEGRPIAEIFARRGETAFRRLETEALAGVSKESGIVIATGGGVVTQPRNRPLLRQNGVCVWLDRPGELPVDGRPLSQSVGVEELRRRRLPLYRAWADLTVSASSAQDAAAKIKEALQL
- a CDS encoding bifunctional chorismate mutase/prephenate dehydratase, with translation MDMKDLRTQIDEIDRGLVDLITRRFAVVRDIAAYKAKNNIPIHDPARERQKLNDLADSVGEELAPSMDALFSLIFDLSRSEQHRIIAGGSPLKQQISLALANTPAQFPVRSAVACQGVEGANSQMACERIFPSGSIMYFQYFENVFSAVEQGLCRYGVLPIENSTAGSVNRIYDLMMEHSCYIVRSCRVKIDHCLLANPGVSIGDIKEIISHEQALAQSQSFLKSLGVKVTPVKNTAVAAQMVRESGRKDLAALSSRSCAELYGLDCLKASVQDAGSNFTRFICIAKDLEIYPGANRTSLMMVLPHKRGSLSHVLSRFKALDINLLKLESRPLANSDFEFMFYFDLDSSVYNDSFLRVFDDLQGAVTTLKYLGSYSEVV